In Propionispora vibrioides, the genomic stretch GGCTGGTCACATCCTTACCCAGACCGTGCAGCACATCCATGACTTCCTGCTTGGTAAACTCGGCTGTCCAGTTTTGCACATCGGCGGGAGCCAACTCATCCGGCGATTGCACACTGGTGATATACGGCGGCTCGTCCTCTTTAAAATCCAAGCCTTCTTTAGCAGTGGCCGTTATACCGCCGGCGCTGGCATGAAACCAGGCATGAATGGGCTTACCCTGGTAGGTAATGATTTGACCGCGGGTCATATCCACCGCTTTTTTCACCTGATCATTAACCGCTTGAGCATCATAGGCCTGAAATTCCTTAATATCGGTCGAAGCCTGTGTTCCCCGGTCAGGTACGCCGCCCTTTTCCTCAATAGCCTGCAGGGTAAAAGTCCTGGCCAAAATCGCCTGTGTAGCTAGCGCCTCCAAGGGCCAGTCATTCTTCATCTCACCGGCCACTACACCGGCAATATAGTCTTCCATTTTCATGGAACGTTTCTCACCGGTTTCATGCATATACACGGTGATGGTCGGCTCGGTCCCTTGAGCCGTTTGCTGCTGGGGCGCCGGCGGCTTCTGTTCCGGCTTTTGCTGCGGCGACTTCGACCAGGAACAGCCGCCGAGCAGCAGGATGGCGGCAAGCACAATCCATAGCTTAACATATATCGGTTTCATCTTCTGCATATCACTGCCTCCTTAGCAATTATCTGCTATTAGTATGACAATGATATGAGAATTTTATCACTACTCGCTAATTTTTACACCGTAAACTGACGTACCATCGACTCCAAATCGGCAGCCATACCTTGCAACCTATCTACCGCATCGGTAATTCGATGGGCCGCGGCTGCCTGTTGCTCGGAAACGGCGGCAATTTCCTGCGAACTGCCGGTATTGCCGGCCGCCAGTTCGGTAATATGGGTTACGGCCTCAATGGCCTGACCGCATAGCAGCATCTGCGCATCGGTTTCCTGTGTAATGGTCTTGGCCTGCGATCTGACATACTCAATATCTTCTACAATCTTGGCAAAGGCAACGCCGCTCTGCTGGGTGATAACCACGCCTTTATCCACATAACTGCGGCTTTGCTCCATCGCGCTGACAGCATCCTCCGCCTCATGATGAATCCGACTGATAATGTCGGCAATCCGGCCTGTGGCTTGTGTCGACTGCTCCGCCAGTTTTCGTACTTCCTCCGCCACCACGG encodes the following:
- a CDS encoding SpoIID/LytB domain-containing protein — encoded protein: MQKMKPIYVKLWIVLAAILLLGGCSWSKSPQQKPEQKPPAPQQQTAQGTEPTITVYMHETGEKRSMKMEDYIAGVVAGEMKNDWPLEALATQAILARTFTLQAIEEKGGVPDRGTQASTDIKEFQAYDAQAVNDQVKKAVDMTRGQIITYQGKPIHAWFHASAGGITATAKEGLDFKEDEPPYITSVQSPDELAPADVQNWTAEFTKQEVMDVLHGLGKDVTSLDNLQIGKKGPSGRALTLLVNGTIEVSGPEMRIGLGSSKLKSMLLDKIELTGNSVRFTGKGYGHGVGISQWGANKMAQEGKKSQDIIGHYFKDVTIEKRWN